A stretch of the Mycobacterium shigaense genome encodes the following:
- a CDS encoding acyltransferase family protein, with product MKLGHVFDPRNNALNAWRLVLATGVILWHSFPLTGRHVPFAAGHQLLSQVFVDGFFAISGFLITASWLRNPRLRQYSAARGLRIFPGLWVCVAVTAFVIAPLSVAIQGGSVAHLLRSGAPVNYVLNNALLNFLYSGIDGTPRGVPFPGAWNGSIWTLLPELLCYIAVAGFGITGLLRRRWLVPTLLVLMLVCSLLVTPWNGFAEVWTPATMGARFALMFVAGALLQQYQHVIPARWSLVALSAVVVIASSWLPNYRVLAAIPLAYAIIVSGALLRDRRLNLRNDVSYGVYIYAFPTQQLLIVCGLGALPPLAFFPVATLATLPLATLSWFLVEKRAIALKSRFLPKRVAGAAAT from the coding sequence ATGAAGCTCGGACACGTGTTCGACCCCCGCAACAATGCGCTGAACGCGTGGCGGCTGGTGCTGGCGACGGGCGTCATCCTGTGGCACTCGTTCCCGCTGACCGGGCGCCACGTCCCATTCGCCGCCGGCCACCAGCTGCTCAGTCAGGTGTTCGTCGACGGCTTCTTCGCGATCTCCGGATTCCTCATCACCGCGAGCTGGCTCAGAAATCCGCGGCTGCGGCAGTACTCGGCTGCGCGCGGGCTGCGCATCTTCCCGGGATTGTGGGTCTGCGTGGCCGTCACCGCGTTTGTCATCGCTCCGCTGTCCGTCGCGATTCAGGGGGGTTCGGTCGCACATTTGCTGAGGTCCGGGGCGCCGGTCAATTACGTGCTGAACAACGCCCTGCTGAACTTTCTCTATTCGGGTATCGACGGAACGCCCCGGGGGGTTCCGTTTCCGGGCGCCTGGAATGGATCGATCTGGACCCTGCTCCCCGAGCTGCTCTGCTACATCGCGGTTGCCGGCTTCGGCATCACCGGTCTGCTGCGCCGCCGCTGGCTTGTTCCCACGCTGCTGGTGTTGATGCTCGTCTGCTCGCTGCTGGTGACGCCGTGGAACGGCTTCGCCGAGGTATGGACCCCCGCAACGATGGGTGCGCGTTTCGCCCTGATGTTCGTGGCCGGGGCGCTGCTGCAGCAATACCAACATGTCATTCCGGCCCGCTGGTCGTTGGTCGCCCTGAGCGCCGTCGTCGTGATCGCGTCGAGCTGGCTGCCGAATTACCGCGTGCTGGCCGCGATTCCGTTGGCCTACGCGATCATCGTGTCCGGTGCGCTGCTGCGCGACCGGCGCCTTAACCTACGCAACGACGTGTCCTACGGCGTGTACATCTATGCGTTCCCGACACAGCAGCTGCTGATCGTGTGTGGTCTCGGCGCACTACCACCGTTGGCGTTCTTTCCGGTCGCGACGCTGGCCACCCTGCCACTGGCCACGCTGAGCTGGTTCCTGGTCGAAAAGCGCGCGATCGCCCTCAAGTCCCGGTTCCTGCCCAAACGGGTCGCCGGGGCAGCCGCCACCTGA
- a CDS encoding acyltransferase family protein: MKLGQVFDPQNNALNAWRLVLAAEVILWHSFPLTGHFVSSAPARQLLFSLGVDGFFAVSGFLVTASWLHHPRVRDYSKARALRIFPGFYTCLIVIAFVFAPLSEAIQGGSPGRVLSSKAPFEYVLMNCTLVILKPDVGGTPRHVPSPGVWNVSLWTLIWEMFCYIAVAAFGVAGLLNRRWFLPTVMVAAAVSAAALPPMTFPGVWTIQQAVARFAMMFAAGALLNRFKDVVPARWSLVGLCLAIVGAASLMPDYRVVGALPLAYAIIVSGSLVHSRRLRLRTDLSYGVYIYAFPMQQLLIVCGLGGLAPLLFFPVATVATLPLAALSWFLVEKPALSLKSRILREPSAAAQPAAVGDT, translated from the coding sequence ATGAAGCTCGGGCAGGTATTCGATCCGCAAAACAATGCCCTGAACGCCTGGCGGCTGGTGCTGGCCGCCGAGGTGATTCTCTGGCATTCCTTTCCCCTCACCGGCCATTTCGTGTCGTCGGCGCCGGCACGTCAACTGCTCTTCTCCCTCGGGGTCGACGGGTTTTTTGCCGTCTCCGGATTTTTGGTCACCGCGAGCTGGCTGCACCACCCGCGGGTCCGTGACTACTCCAAGGCGCGCGCCCTGCGCATCTTCCCCGGCTTCTACACCTGCCTGATCGTCATCGCGTTCGTCTTCGCGCCGCTCAGCGAGGCGATTCAGGGCGGCTCGCCGGGCAGGGTGTTGTCGTCCAAGGCACCGTTCGAGTACGTGTTGATGAACTGCACGCTGGTCATCCTCAAGCCCGACGTCGGCGGAACACCGCGCCACGTCCCGTCTCCGGGCGTATGGAACGTTTCGTTGTGGACCCTGATCTGGGAAATGTTCTGCTATATCGCCGTTGCCGCTTTCGGGGTCGCCGGTCTGCTCAACCGCCGGTGGTTCTTGCCCACGGTGATGGTGGCGGCGGCGGTGTCGGCGGCGGCGTTGCCGCCGATGACGTTCCCCGGGGTATGGACCATCCAGCAGGCCGTCGCGCGGTTTGCCATGATGTTCGCGGCCGGGGCGCTGCTGAACCGGTTCAAGGACGTTGTCCCGGCGCGCTGGTCGCTGGTGGGGCTGTGCCTGGCGATCGTCGGCGCGGCCAGCCTGATGCCGGACTACCGCGTGGTCGGCGCCCTTCCGCTGGCCTACGCCATCATCGTGTCGGGTTCGCTGGTCCACAGCAGGCGCCTGCGGCTGCGCACGGATCTGTCCTACGGCGTCTACATCTACGCATTCCCGATGCAGCAGCTGCTGATCGTCTGCGGACTCGGTGGGCTCGCGCCGCTGCTATTCTTTCCCGTCGCGACGGTGGCCACCCTGCCGCTGGCCGCGCTGAGCTGGTTCCTGGTGGAAAAGCCCGCACTGTCGTTGAAGTCCCGTATCCTGCGGGAGCCATCGGCCGCGGCCCAGCCGGCGGCCGTTGGCGATACCTGA
- a CDS encoding acyltransferase family protein, with amino-acid sequence MKLGQVFAPRSNALNAWRLALAFEVILWHSFPLTGRKVTFPPLHQLLGEAGVDGFFAISGFLITASWLRHPRLREYCIGRALRILPAFWVCLVVTAFVMAPIGVALQGRGGTKLITSGASAQFVLKNIAVLILQPDIAGTPQGIPFPKYWNGSLWTLIWEVFCYILVAALGVVGLLRRRWLLPVLFVLLFYWAIQLPPPAPETITGAQAASRFGLMFVAGALVYLFREKIPARWSLVGLCAIIVALSSLMPDYRLIGAIPLAYAVIVSGALLQNKRLTLHNDVSYGVYIYAFPIQQLLVICGLATLNPLVFFPVSAAATLPFAALSWFLIEKHAMSVKSRVFKKLSPPAPPAVTATPPEDDRDSSEVG; translated from the coding sequence ATGAAACTCGGGCAGGTATTCGCTCCGCGCAGCAATGCCCTGAACGCCTGGCGGTTGGCGTTGGCGTTCGAGGTGATCCTGTGGCACTCCTTCCCGCTGACGGGCCGCAAGGTGACATTCCCGCCCTTGCACCAGCTGCTGGGCGAGGCAGGCGTCGACGGCTTCTTCGCGATCTCTGGGTTCCTCATCACCGCGAGCTGGCTTCGCCATCCGCGACTGCGCGAATACTGCATCGGCCGGGCCCTGCGCATCCTGCCCGCGTTCTGGGTCTGCCTGGTCGTCACCGCGTTCGTCATGGCCCCGATCGGCGTGGCCCTGCAGGGCCGCGGGGGCACAAAGCTGATCACGTCGGGAGCCTCGGCCCAATTCGTGCTGAAGAATATCGCGGTTCTGATCCTGCAACCCGACATCGCCGGGACGCCGCAGGGGATTCCGTTTCCGAAGTACTGGAATGGGTCGCTGTGGACGCTGATCTGGGAAGTGTTCTGCTACATCCTGGTAGCGGCGCTTGGGGTGGTCGGGCTGCTGCGGCGCCGGTGGCTGCTGCCGGTGTTGTTCGTGCTGCTCTTTTACTGGGCAATTCAATTGCCGCCGCCCGCTCCCGAGACGATCACCGGGGCGCAGGCCGCCTCGCGCTTCGGCTTGATGTTCGTGGCCGGCGCGCTGGTCTACCTGTTCCGCGAGAAGATCCCAGCCCGCTGGTCGCTCGTCGGGTTGTGCGCGATCATCGTCGCGCTGTCCAGCCTGATGCCGGATTACCGCCTCATCGGGGCCATCCCGCTGGCCTACGCCGTGATCGTGTCGGGCGCGCTGCTGCAAAACAAGCGCCTGACGCTGCACAACGACGTCTCCTACGGCGTGTACATTTATGCGTTCCCGATCCAGCAGCTGCTGGTCATCTGCGGACTCGCCACACTGAATCCCCTGGTGTTCTTCCCTGTTTCGGCGGCGGCCACCCTGCCGTTCGCCGCGCTGAGCTGGTTCTTGATCGAGAAGCACGCGATGTCGGTGAAGTCTCGGGTTTTCAAGAAGTTGTCGCCGCCCGCGCCACCGGCAGTCACCGCGACACCGCCCGAGGACGACCGGGACTCCTCCGAAGTTGGCTGA
- a CDS encoding lipoprotein LpqH: MNRELVIAVAAAALVAGAAGCSNGNKSSTPASATSSTAAASPTAAPPPSPAVPPAKITVDGNALPVTDPVDCNTKDGKFSIAIGQPFIGVIVALEQDASVVHLVGLGEVNGVNLNFTEGAPGDKASATKDGSTYHVTGIASGVDKDGANKTHKPFTVDVTCP, translated from the coding sequence TTGAACCGTGAGCTAGTGATCGCCGTTGCGGCCGCGGCGCTGGTCGCCGGGGCGGCCGGCTGCTCGAACGGCAACAAATCCTCGACGCCTGCTTCGGCGACGTCGAGCACCGCCGCCGCATCGCCGACCGCCGCGCCCCCACCGTCGCCGGCCGTCCCCCCGGCGAAGATCACCGTCGACGGCAATGCGCTGCCCGTTACCGACCCGGTCGACTGCAATACCAAGGACGGCAAGTTCTCGATCGCGATCGGCCAGCCGTTCATCGGCGTGATCGTGGCGCTGGAGCAGGACGCCTCAGTCGTCCATCTCGTGGGGCTCGGCGAGGTCAACGGCGTGAACCTCAACTTCACCGAGGGCGCCCCGGGCGACAAGGCCAGCGCCACCAAGGACGGCAGCACCTACCACGTCACCGGCATTGCCAGCGGCGTCGACAAAGACGGTGCAAACAAGACTCATAAGCCGTTCACCGTCGACGTGACCTGCCCGTAG
- the rfbC gene encoding dTDP-4-dehydrorhamnose 3,5-epimerase, whose amino-acid sequence MKVRELAVPGSWEITPTIHGDSRGMFFEWLTDRGFASFAGHSLDVRQANCSVSAAGVLRGLHFAQVPPSQAKYVTCVRGAVFDVVVDIRVGSPTFGQWDSVLLDDSDRRTIYISEGLGHGFLALQDDSTVMYLCSAEYSPEREHTIRATDPALGIEWPLVDGAAPTLSDRDAAAPSFAEVRASGVLPTWEETRSFVRGLGFKNGDIG is encoded by the coding sequence ATGAAGGTTCGTGAACTCGCCGTCCCCGGCTCCTGGGAAATCACCCCGACCATCCATGGCGATTCCCGCGGCATGTTCTTCGAGTGGCTGACCGACCGCGGGTTCGCCTCGTTCGCCGGTCATTCCCTCGACGTGCGGCAGGCCAACTGCTCGGTGTCCGCGGCGGGCGTGCTGCGCGGACTACACTTCGCGCAGGTGCCGCCGAGTCAGGCCAAGTATGTGACGTGCGTGCGAGGTGCCGTCTTCGACGTCGTCGTCGACATTCGGGTGGGCTCACCGACATTCGGGCAGTGGGACTCCGTTCTGCTCGACGACTCCGACCGCCGAACGATCTACATTTCCGAGGGTCTTGGCCATGGATTCCTTGCGCTGCAAGATGATTCGACGGTGATGTACTTGTGCTCGGCGGAATACAGCCCCGAACGCGAGCACACCATCCGCGCGACGGATCCGGCCCTGGGCATCGAGTGGCCGCTGGTCGACGGCGCCGCGCCCACGCTGTCCGACCGCGATGCGGCAGCCCCCAGCTTCGCCGAAGTGCGCGCGTCGGGCGTGCTGCCTACGTGGGAGGAGACCCGCAGCTTCGTCCGCGGGCTGGGCTTCAAGAACGGAGATATCGGTTGA
- the rfbB gene encoding dTDP-glucose 4,6-dehydratase — protein MRLLVTGGAGFIGANFVHSTVRERPDVSVTVLDALTYAGRRESLADVDAAIRLVEGDICDSGLVGRLVAESDAVVHFAAESHVDNALDNPEPFLHTNVVGTYTILEAVRRHGVRLHHISTDEVYGDLELDDPARFNEATPYNPSSPYSATKAASDMLVRAWVRSYGVQATLSNCSNNYGPYQHIEKFIPRQITNILTGRRCKLYGSGANVRDWIHVEDHNSAVWRILDKGQIGQTYLISSEGERNNLTVLRAILTLMGHDADDFDHVTDRVGHDLRYAIDPSLLYDELCWAPKHTDFDEGLRETIDWYRANESWWRPLKDAAEARYEERGQ, from the coding sequence ATGCGCTTGCTGGTCACCGGTGGCGCCGGGTTCATCGGCGCCAATTTCGTCCATAGCACGGTGCGGGAACGTCCCGACGTCTCGGTGACGGTGCTCGACGCCTTGACCTACGCCGGGCGGCGGGAGTCGCTGGCCGACGTCGATGCCGCGATCCGCCTGGTCGAGGGCGACATTTGCGACTCGGGTCTGGTGGGCCGGCTGGTCGCCGAGTCGGATGCGGTCGTGCACTTCGCCGCCGAGAGCCACGTGGACAACGCGCTGGACAACCCGGAGCCGTTCCTGCACACCAACGTCGTCGGGACCTACACCATCCTGGAAGCCGTCCGGCGCCACGGCGTACGGCTGCACCACATCTCGACCGACGAGGTCTACGGCGACCTGGAACTCGACGATCCCGCGCGGTTCAACGAGGCGACGCCGTACAACCCGTCGAGCCCGTACTCGGCGACCAAGGCCGCCTCCGACATGCTGGTGCGTGCCTGGGTGCGGTCCTACGGCGTGCAGGCAACCCTGTCTAATTGCTCCAACAACTATGGGCCCTACCAGCACATCGAGAAGTTCATCCCGCGCCAGATCACCAATATCCTCACCGGTCGCAGGTGCAAGCTTTACGGCAGCGGCGCCAACGTGCGCGACTGGATTCACGTCGAGGACCACAACAGCGCGGTGTGGCGGATCCTAGACAAGGGCCAGATCGGCCAGACCTACCTGATCAGCTCCGAGGGCGAGCGCAACAACCTGACGGTGCTGCGCGCGATCCTGACGCTGATGGGCCACGACGCCGACGACTTCGACCACGTCACGGACCGTGTCGGGCACGATTTGCGTTATGCCATCGATCCGTCCCTGCTGTACGACGAATTGTGCTGGGCCCCAAAGCACACCGACTTCGACGAGGGGTTGCGAGAAACCATCGACTGGTATCGTGCCAACGAATCCTGGTGGCGCCCCTTGAAGGATGCCGCCGAGGCCCGCTACGAGGAACGTGGTCAGTGA
- a CDS encoding LLM class F420-dependent oxidoreductase, with amino-acid sequence MTDAASLKPNLGRYGVWLGTRSITPELAARIESLGYGAVWIGGSPDAELGWVEPALAATTSLQLATGIVNIWTAPAPAVAESFERIESSYPGRFLLGIGVGHPEHTQEYVKPYDALVSYLDVLDAAGVPTSRRVLAALGPRVLELAAHRSAGAHPYLTTPEHTAKAHDQLGSSVFLAPEHKVVLTTDPAKAREAGRGVVEFYLGLHNYVSNWLRLGFSEDDVRKPGSDRLIDAVVAYGTAEDIVRRLDEHLRAGADHVAIQVLGGYDEDTLLPTLSELAGPLGLTPPS; translated from the coding sequence ATGACAGACGCAGCTTCACTCAAACCGAACCTCGGCCGCTACGGCGTCTGGTTGGGCACGCGATCGATCACGCCCGAACTGGCGGCGCGGATCGAGTCGCTGGGCTACGGCGCCGTATGGATCGGCGGATCGCCCGACGCGGAGCTGGGCTGGGTCGAGCCGGCCCTGGCCGCGACGACGTCACTGCAGCTGGCCACGGGCATCGTCAACATCTGGACCGCACCGGCGCCGGCCGTCGCCGAATCCTTCGAGCGCATCGAAAGCAGTTACCCCGGAAGGTTTTTGCTGGGCATCGGGGTGGGCCACCCCGAGCACACTCAGGAATACGTCAAACCGTACGACGCGCTGGTCAGTTACCTCGACGTACTCGACGCCGCGGGCGTGCCGACCAGTCGCCGGGTCCTGGCGGCACTGGGTCCGCGGGTGCTGGAACTCGCGGCGCACCGCAGCGCCGGCGCGCATCCGTATCTGACCACGCCGGAACACACCGCCAAGGCCCACGACCAGCTCGGCAGCTCGGTGTTCCTGGCACCCGAGCACAAGGTGGTGCTGACGACCGACCCTGCCAAGGCGCGGGAAGCCGGCCGCGGAGTCGTCGAGTTCTACCTGGGTCTGCACAATTACGTGAGCAACTGGCTGCGGCTCGGGTTCAGCGAGGACGACGTGCGCAAGCCCGGCAGCGACCGGCTGATCGACGCGGTGGTCGCCTACGGCACCGCCGAGGACATCGTCAGACGCCTGGACGAGCACCTGCGGGCCGGCGCCGACCACGTGGCGATCCAGGTGCTGGGCGGCTACGACGAGGACACGCTGCTGCCCACGCTGAGCGAACTGGCCGGGCCGCTGGGGCTAACTCCGCCAAGCTGA
- a CDS encoding LLM class F420-dependent oxidoreductase, giving the protein MTGAAKPNLGRFGSFGRGVTPQQAKEIEALGYGAVWVGGSPPAELAWVEPILEATTTLQVATGIVNIWTAAAKPVAESFHRIDRAYPGRFLLGIGVGHREAVSEYRKPYDALVDYLKQLDDYGVPANRRVVAALGPRVLALSAERSAGAHPYLTTPEHTAAARELIGPSAFLAPEHKVVLTTDPEKARAVGRQALDIYFNLANYRNSWKRLGFSEDEVTRPGSDRLVDAVIAYGTPDAIAARLKQHLDAGADHVPVQVLTKDENLVSALAELAGPLGLNGS; this is encoded by the coding sequence ATGACAGGTGCAGCCAAGCCCAATCTCGGCCGGTTCGGATCGTTCGGACGCGGCGTCACACCCCAGCAAGCCAAAGAAATCGAAGCCCTGGGCTACGGGGCGGTCTGGGTGGGCGGCTCGCCGCCGGCCGAGCTGGCCTGGGTGGAGCCCATCCTCGAGGCGACGACCACCTTGCAGGTGGCCACCGGCATCGTCAACATCTGGACCGCGGCGGCCAAGCCGGTGGCCGAGTCGTTTCACCGGATCGACAGGGCCTATCCCGGCCGCTTTCTGCTGGGCATCGGCGTCGGCCACCGCGAGGCCGTCAGCGAATACCGCAAGCCCTACGACGCGCTGGTGGACTACTTGAAGCAACTCGACGACTACGGCGTGCCGGCCAATCGCCGGGTGGTCGCCGCGCTGGGACCGCGAGTGCTCGCGCTGTCCGCCGAGCGCTCCGCCGGAGCACACCCCTACCTGACCACCCCGGAACACACAGCTGCGGCCCGCGAGCTGATCGGCCCGTCGGCGTTCCTGGCACCCGAGCACAAGGTGGTGCTGACCACCGATCCGGAGAAGGCCCGCGCGGTCGGCCGCCAAGCGCTCGACATTTATTTCAACCTGGCCAATTACCGCAACAGCTGGAAGCGGCTGGGCTTTTCCGAGGACGAGGTCACCCGGCCGGGCAGCGATCGCCTGGTGGACGCGGTCATCGCCTACGGGACGCCGGACGCTATCGCCGCGCGCCTCAAGCAGCACCTCGACGCCGGCGCCGACCACGTGCCCGTGCAGGTCCTCACCAAAGATGAAAACCTGGTCTCGGCGCTGGCCGAACTGGCGGGCCCGCTCGGACTCAACGGCTCGTGA
- a CDS encoding ATP-binding protein, with protein sequence MTAKTPCEPDELRSLFLFEALTDEQLAVLCSNGHIQHYEPGPICVEGEPATCFYVLIEGELMMSKLSGGQDIETNRTSQRGVYAGAWRAFTGGKQKSYDASVHVTKPSRFFVMDAPVFAQFMRDQFPMAVHLLDGIAVGTDRTRRIIDNREKLLALGRLSAGLTHQLNNPAAAISRAASDLRERVASMRHKLAMLADGTVSPEALGALVRLQERVAEQVAKTASPGGAQHLSALETSDREDAVGDWLDEHGIENGWDIAPTFVEGGIDTDWLERIAAVSAELASASLEMAIRWINYTIESELLMNQILEASKRISALVADAKQYSQMDRAPFQVANVHDLLYSTLVMFADRLTKDSGKDGPKDAKAITVVKDFDKTLPEIPCYPGDLNQVWTNIIDNALAAMRDTGGTLTVRTCRFGENMARVEICDTGPGIPADIREHIFEPFFTTKPFGEGTGLGLDLAFNIVVKKHHGDLRVESVPGDTRFIVLLPLELPPVPDVAAVDLDDGDEE encoded by the coding sequence ATGACCGCCAAGACGCCCTGCGAGCCCGACGAGCTGCGCAGCCTGTTCTTGTTCGAGGCGCTCACCGACGAGCAGCTCGCGGTGCTGTGCAGCAACGGGCACATCCAGCATTACGAACCGGGCCCGATCTGCGTCGAGGGTGAACCCGCGACCTGCTTCTACGTGCTGATCGAGGGCGAGCTGATGATGTCCAAACTCTCCGGCGGCCAGGACATCGAGACCAACCGGACCTCGCAGCGTGGCGTGTACGCCGGCGCGTGGCGGGCGTTCACCGGCGGCAAGCAGAAGAGTTACGACGCCTCGGTGCACGTGACCAAGCCGTCGCGGTTCTTCGTGATGGACGCGCCGGTGTTCGCGCAGTTCATGCGCGACCAGTTCCCCATGGCCGTGCACCTGCTCGACGGCATCGCCGTCGGCACCGACCGGACCCGCCGCATCATCGACAACCGGGAGAAGCTGCTGGCGCTGGGCCGGTTGTCGGCCGGGCTGACCCATCAGCTGAACAACCCCGCCGCGGCGATCTCGCGGGCCGCATCGGATCTGCGCGAGCGCGTGGCCAGCATGCGGCACAAGCTGGCGATGCTTGCCGACGGGACGGTCTCCCCCGAGGCGCTGGGCGCTCTGGTGCGGCTGCAGGAGCGGGTCGCCGAGCAGGTCGCCAAAACGGCGTCTCCAGGTGGGGCGCAGCACCTGAGCGCGCTCGAGACCTCCGACCGCGAGGACGCCGTCGGCGATTGGCTGGACGAGCACGGCATCGAGAACGGCTGGGACATCGCGCCGACGTTCGTCGAGGGCGGCATCGACACCGATTGGCTGGAGCGCATCGCCGCCGTCAGCGCCGAGCTTGCGAGCGCCTCGCTGGAGATGGCGATTCGATGGATCAACTACACCATCGAAAGCGAGCTGCTGATGAACCAGATTCTTGAGGCGAGCAAACGGATTTCTGCGCTGGTCGCCGACGCCAAGCAGTATTCGCAAATGGATCGGGCCCCGTTCCAGGTGGCCAATGTGCACGACCTGCTCTACAGCACGCTGGTGATGTTCGCCGACCGGCTCACCAAGGACAGCGGCAAGGACGGCCCCAAGGACGCCAAGGCGATCACCGTGGTCAAGGATTTCGACAAAACGCTGCCCGAAATCCCTTGCTACCCGGGAGATCTCAACCAGGTTTGGACCAACATCATCGACAATGCGCTGGCCGCGATGCGCGACACGGGCGGCACGCTGACGGTCCGCACCTGCCGCTTCGGCGAGAACATGGCCCGTGTCGAGATCTGCGATACCGGGCCTGGAATCCCGGCCGACATCCGCGAGCATATCTTCGAGCCGTTCTTCACGACCAAACCCTTCGGCGAAGGTACCGGCCTGGGGCTGGATCTGGCGTTCAACATCGTCGTCAAGAAGCATCACGGAGATCTGCGCGTGGAGTCCGTGCCCGGAGATACCCGGTTCATCGTGCTGCTACCGCTGGAACTACCGCCGGTCCCCGACGTCGCGGCCGTCGATCTCGACGACGGCGACGAGGAATAG
- a CDS encoding FAD-dependent oxidoreductase — MTRPLDGTTQPRKPVLLTVDDDPAVSRAVARDLRRHYGEEHRIVRAESGPEAMETLKQLKLRGETVAALIADYRMPHMTGIDFLEQAMDLYPSARRILLTAYADTHAAIDAINVVDLDHYLLKPWDPPEEKLYPVVDALLEAWRAAPEHPIPHTKVIGHRWSARSWEVRDFLARNGLHYSWFMADEPDGERLLNAAGADSLRLPVVVTERGDPLIEPTDAELADKLGLSSTPSQDFYDLIVVGGGPAGLAAAVYGASEGLRTVLIENIATGGQAGQSSRIENYLGFPDGVSGGQLADRARRQAEKFGAELITAREATGLEVNGPKRTVRFADGESIDAHAVILATGVTYRELQAEGCTELTGCGVYYGAAVSVAPDCEGEEVYVVGGANSAGQAAMYLSRAAKSVNIVVRAPSLEASMSYYLIQQIEANPKINVLTCTEVRRVTGEGHLEKLTLVNNRTGEVEDVTCGRMFIFIGAAPRTDWLDGVLARDDHGFILTGPDLRNVCGWTLDRPPHHLETSVPGVFATGDVRSTSAKRVAAAVGEGSMAVMLVHRYLAES, encoded by the coding sequence ATGACACGTCCTCTTGACGGCACAACGCAGCCGCGAAAGCCCGTTCTACTCACCGTCGACGACGACCCCGCGGTGTCGCGGGCGGTGGCCCGGGATTTGCGGCGCCACTACGGCGAAGAACACCGCATCGTGCGGGCGGAGTCGGGCCCCGAGGCAATGGAGACCCTCAAGCAGCTCAAACTGCGGGGGGAGACCGTCGCCGCCCTCATCGCCGACTACCGGATGCCGCACATGACCGGCATCGACTTCCTGGAACAGGCGATGGACCTGTACCCGAGTGCGCGGCGGATCCTGCTGACGGCCTACGCCGACACCCACGCCGCCATCGACGCGATCAACGTCGTCGACCTGGACCATTACCTGCTCAAGCCGTGGGATCCGCCGGAGGAGAAGCTCTACCCCGTCGTCGACGCGCTGCTGGAGGCGTGGCGCGCGGCCCCGGAGCACCCCATCCCGCACACCAAGGTGATCGGGCACCGCTGGTCCGCGCGATCCTGGGAGGTGCGCGACTTCCTGGCCCGCAACGGGCTGCATTACTCCTGGTTCATGGCCGACGAGCCCGACGGCGAGCGGCTGCTCAACGCCGCCGGCGCCGACAGCCTGCGGCTGCCCGTCGTCGTCACCGAACGCGGCGACCCGCTGATCGAACCCACCGACGCCGAACTGGCCGACAAGCTCGGGCTGTCGTCAACCCCGTCGCAGGACTTCTACGACCTGATCGTCGTCGGCGGCGGGCCGGCCGGGCTGGCCGCCGCCGTATACGGCGCCTCCGAGGGGCTGCGCACGGTGCTCATCGAGAACATCGCGACGGGTGGTCAGGCCGGACAGAGCTCCCGCATCGAGAACTACCTCGGCTTCCCGGACGGGGTGTCGGGCGGGCAGCTGGCCGACCGCGCCCGCCGGCAAGCGGAGAAGTTCGGCGCCGAGCTGATCACCGCGCGCGAGGCGACCGGCCTCGAGGTCAACGGGCCCAAGCGCACCGTGCGGTTCGCCGACGGCGAGTCGATCGACGCGCACGCCGTCATCCTGGCCACCGGCGTGACCTACCGCGAGCTGCAGGCCGAGGGCTGCACCGAGCTGACCGGCTGCGGCGTCTACTACGGGGCCGCGGTGTCTGTCGCCCCGGACTGCGAGGGCGAAGAGGTCTACGTGGTCGGCGGCGCGAACTCGGCCGGCCAGGCGGCGATGTACCTCTCGCGGGCGGCCAAGTCGGTCAACATCGTGGTACGGGCTCCGTCGCTGGAGGCGTCGATGTCCTACTACCTGATCCAGCAGATCGAGGCGAATCCGAAGATCAACGTGCTGACCTGCACCGAGGTGCGGCGGGTCACCGGCGAGGGCCACCTGGAGAAGCTCACCCTGGTCAACAACCGGACGGGCGAGGTCGAGGACGTCACCTGCGGCCGGATGTTCATCTTCATCGGGGCCGCCCCGCGCACCGACTGGCTCGACGGGGTGCTGGCCCGCGACGACCACGGCTTCATCCTGACCGGGCCGGACCTGCGCAACGTCTGCGGCTGGACGCTGGACCGCCCGCCGCATCACCTGGAAACCAGCGTGCCGGGGGTGTTCGCCACTGGCGACGTCCGTTCGACGTCGGCCAAGCGGGTCGCCGCCGCCGTCGGGGAAGGATCGATGGCCGTGATGCTGGTCCACCGGTACCTGGCCGAGAGCTAG
- the infA gene encoding translation initiation factor IF-1, with amino-acid sequence MAKKDGAIEVEGRVVEPLPNAMFRIELENGHKVLAHISGKMRQHYIRILPEDRVVVELSPYDLSRGRIVYRYK; translated from the coding sequence ATGGCCAAGAAGGACGGCGCCATCGAGGTCGAGGGCCGCGTGGTCGAGCCCCTGCCCAATGCGATGTTTCGCATTGAGCTGGAGAACGGCCACAAGGTGCTTGCCCACATCAGCGGCAAGATGCGCCAGCACTACATCCGCATCCTGCCCGAGGACCGGGTGGTGGTGGAGCTGTCTCCCTACGACCTGTCCCGGGGCCGCATCGTGTACCGCTACAAGTAA